The nucleotide sequence GGCTGTGGCTCCTGTATGTTCTTCTACATAGTTTCGGGCCTTATTTCCCAATTCTTCTCGCTTTTCAGGATCAGAAAGTACTTTGATGATTTTAGGGAAGTCGTCTTTGCTCATCATCGGAAAGGCAGTTTTTATATCTACTAATCCCTTGGCTTCTTTAAATTTTTGATAATGAGGGCCTATCACAATGGGTTTCCCCCAAACTGCAGGCTCTAAAACATTGTGTATGCCTTTGCCAAATCCTCCGCCAACATAGGCGATATCAGCGTATTTGTAAATTTTTGACAATTTTCCTACCGTATCAATTACTAAAAATTTAGCGTTTGGATGACTGGTCGCATCCATGGTGGAATGCAAAACAGCAGTTTCTTTACAACGATCTAAAAGTGCTGAAATATGGGCAGGTTTGATTTCATGGGGTACAATAATTACCTTCCAATCGTCCTTGTCCATAAAAAAGTTAACAATCATTTCTTCATCAACCTCCCAGGTACTTCCTGCAATAAAACAAGGTTTATCGCCAATAAAGGTTTGTATTTCTTCAAACTTTACCGGTTGAGAGGCCAATTCCCAAACCCTATCAAAACGAGTATCCCCTGCTATCGTAACCCGATTTATTCCTATGCTCTCCAACAACTGCTTGGATTGAATGTCCTGAACAAAATAATGGCTTACACAACGCAATACATTTTTGAAAAACTGACCAAAGTCCCAAAAGTAAACCTGGTTTTGACGAAAAATGGCAGAAATGGAAATGGTAGGAATGTTTCTTTGTTTTAAACCAATTAGGAAATTTGGCCAAAATTCATACTTTACAAAGATTGCTAACTCAGGTTTTACCAGGTCTAAGAAACGATTTACATTGCCGGCCGTATCCAATGGTAAATACGATACAATATCGGCATGTTTATAATTCTTTCTTACCTCATATCCAGATGGAGAATAAAATGTCAGTAATATTTTAACTTCCGGATGGCGTTGTCTGAAATATTCTAAAACAGGACGACCTTGTTCAAATTCTCCCAAAGAGGCACAATGAAACCAAACATATCGCTCATCTCTTAACAATAAACTCTCCAGGTTGGCAAATAAGCCCCCCCTGCCACTTTTTAATTTCCTTGCCTTAATGTTAAAACTGGCCGCAGTCCATAAAATGGCTCCATATAGTTGAATGAGGATGCGATAGAGGCGTATTGACATGTTCAGACCGCAAAGCTATGGTTTTGTTGAACCTAAATGAAATAATACCTATGTTATTTGAGAAATAGTCCAAAACTATGGTGAAAATTACAGTGTTTATTGCCGATGCAAAAGCTGTTTGGTCCTATTTGGGCTTAGCCTATTTGGATAATAACAGATTATAAATCCTTACCATGGTACGAATTACC is from Bacteroidia bacterium and encodes:
- a CDS encoding 3-deoxy-D-manno-octulosonic acid transferase gives rise to the protein MSIRLYRILIQLYGAILWTAASFNIKARKLKSGRGGLFANLESLLLRDERYVWFHCASLGEFEQGRPVLEYFRQRHPEVKILLTFYSPSGYEVRKNYKHADIVSYLPLDTAGNVNRFLDLVKPELAIFVKYEFWPNFLIGLKQRNIPTISISAIFRQNQVYFWDFGQFFKNVLRCVSHYFVQDIQSKQLLESIGINRVTIAGDTRFDRVWELASQPVKFEEIQTFIGDKPCFIAGSTWEVDEEMIVNFFMDKDDWKVIIVPHEIKPAHISALLDRCKETAVLHSTMDATSHPNAKFLVIDTVGKLSKIYKYADIAYVGGGFGKGIHNVLEPAVWGKPIVIGPHYQKFKEAKGLVDIKTAFPMMSKDDFPKIIKVLSDPEKREELGNKARNYVEEHTGATALIVAELDKMLEARLERNQD